Below is a window of Mycolicibacterium rhodesiae NBB3 DNA.
GACACCTGGTGCAGAGCGGAAGCTGACGGCCCCCACCAGGGTGGCGGGGTCGAACGAATACATCAGGTCCGCGGGACCGGTGCTTCCGTCGGGACATACCCGGCCGTTCGACACATCAGAACGTTCGACGATCCAGGGACCGCCGTTGACCCGGGTGATCTGCTCGAGCAGTCCGGTGGACGTCGAAATCGTTCCTCCGCAGGTCACCTCGGAATTGCATTGGGTGGTGATGCTCCATGTATTGGTGATCGGACCGTTGATGAACGTGTACTGACCGTCGAGCCGATCGTCGGCCCACGCCGGGCACGCCAGCCCCACGGCCACAACGGCCAGGACACCAGATGCCGCCACCGCTCGAATCATCACCACGCGAGCATCACACGATTGGCGCGTCTGGGGCACCGAACGGCGCATTTGACTCGGGCAACCGCGTATGTGGATAGTCGGGCAGTTGCTCGGCGTCACCACCGATGCCGCCCACGCCCATGTACGCGGAGAGTGCGCGGCCGAGTGGACTCGCGGCCAGGCCGGCACCCGCGTGCAGCAGGCGAATACCGTTGCGCGTGCGAGGATTCGCCAGCCGCAGCACACCTTCCCGCACCCGGGGGGCGGTCCCGACGAAGGGTTTCATCTGATCCTGGTATCGGGTCAGCGCATAGCCGATGTCGCTGGTGTCGGCCAGTTCGCCGGCGAGGATGTAGGCGCCGATGAGGGCAAGGCTCGTTCCGGCACCGCCGAAGGTCGCGTTGCAGAAGGCGGCGTCCCCCGACAGCGCGATCCTGCCCTTGACCCAGGACGATGTGTGCACCTGGCCGACCGCCGAGAAATACATCGGCGCACCGTCGTCGAGTGCAGCGAGAATGCGCGGGGCGGCGCCACCGACATCGTTGAAGGTGCGACGCAGGATGATGAGTTGCCCGGCACGGTCGAGGTCTTCGAAACCCCGGACCTCGGACATGAAGGAGAGAATGGCGCGGGTGGTGCCGAGGTTGTCGGGCCGTAGATGCACTGAGCGGCGGCCGGTCGCGTGCTGCCAGTTCCACCACTGGTCGTCGTCGGCGGTGCGGGGAATGGTGGCGTAGGCCAAGTACATGCCAAGCGGCGCGACGTCGACCGAAGTGACGAACCGTCGGGATCGCGAGTACAAACCCTCGGCGATGACAAGGACACCGGCGTCGAGTGTGGTGCCGTCCTCGAGCGCGACGACGACGTGATCGCCGTGGTCGGTGACATCGGCGATACGAGAATCGAAGCGGTAGTCGGTTCGCTCGCTCGTGTGCTCGATGAAGATTCGCGACAGGTCGCCACGAAGTATCTCCAATTCGGCTGTCGGACCGTCTCTTCCGGCCGTCACGGGAAACGACGCCGCCGCAGTTCCGTCCGCCCGCACGAATCTGGTGCCCTTCTCCGTCGTGTTGGCGGCCCGGATCTCGTCTTCGAGCCCCATCCGACGCACAACCTCACGGGCGGCACCGCGGATGTCGACGTTCTGGCCGTCGTCGCGTCGCTGCGGAAACCGTTCGACGACGGTGGTTCGCCAGCCGCGGGCGGTGAGTTCGTGGGCCAGCGCGGGTCCGGCGATGCCGGCACCGGAGATGACCGCGTGAGGAGTCATGAGGTAGCTGTCTGCCCGACCGTGGCTGCGGCTAAACGCCGGAGCCTCCTCCGAGGCCGGGAACGATGTCACCGAGGCTGAAGGTCACCGGTTGTTCGAGTTGGTCGTAGGTGCACGACCGCGGGTCCCGGTCGGGTCGCCAGCGATTGAACTGGGCGGTGTGGCGGAACCGTTCACCCTCCATGTGGTCGTAGCGGACCTCGACGACCCGTTCGGGACGCAGCGGGACGAATGAGAGGTCCTTGCCCGCATTCCAGCGGGATCCCTCGTTGCGGCGCGGCGTGCGTTCACCCGACATATGAGCGGCCCAGTTCCACGGGTGCTCATCGAAAGTCGTTATCAGCGGCTGCAACTCGGTGAACAGCTCGCGCCGCTTGGCCATCGGGAACGCGCCGATGACACCCACCGATGCGAGCGTGCCGTCACCTGAGTACAGGCCGAGCAGCAGCGATCCGATCGCTTCGTCGCTCGACTTGTGCACCCGGTAACCCGCAACGACGCAGTCCGCCGTCCGTTCGGGCTTGATCTTGAACATGACGCGCTTGTCCGGCTGATACTTCACGGTCAAGGGTTTGGCGATCAGGCCGTCGAGACCCGCGCCCTCGAACTCCGCGAACCAGCGCCGCGCGGTCGGCAGGTCGGTGGTCGCGGGGGTGACGTGGATGGACGGGCCCGACCCGGCCAGCGCCTCGACCAGCGCCGCGCGCCGCTCGCTGAACGGCCTCGACGTGAAGTCCTCGTCATCGAGGGCGAGCAGGTCGAAGACGATGAACGTCGCCGGCGTCTTTTGCGCGAGCATGCGCACGCGTGAGTCGGCCGGATGGATGCGCTGCTGTAGCGCTTCGAAGTCCAGCCCCCGGTCGGTCGCGATGACGATCTCACCGTCGATCACACACCGGTTCGGCAATTCGGCGCGGACGGCCGCGACGAGCTCGGGAAAGTACCTGGTGAGCGGGCGTTCATTCCGACTGCCCAACTCGACCTCATCACCATCGCGGAAGCAGATCGAGCGGAACCCGTCCCATTTGGGCTCGTACGAGGCGTCCGGCGGAATCTCGCGCACCGCCTTGGCCAGCATCGGGGACACCGGAGGCAGCACGGGCAGTTCCATCTGTTCATTCCAGCACTCGGTCGTTCACGAGCGGGATGCGGTGCGACAGTCCCAGGTTCGCGGAGTAAAGTTCACCCGTCGCGTAGACGGAACTCAAGTTCCGCT
It encodes the following:
- a CDS encoding FAD-dependent monooxygenase, yielding MTPHAVISGAGIAGPALAHELTARGWRTTVVERFPQRRDDGQNVDIRGAAREVVRRMGLEDEIRAANTTEKGTRFVRADGTAAASFPVTAGRDGPTAELEILRGDLSRIFIEHTSERTDYRFDSRIADVTDHGDHVVVALEDGTTLDAGVLVIAEGLYSRSRRFVTSVDVAPLGMYLAYATIPRTADDDQWWNWQHATGRRSVHLRPDNLGTTRAILSFMSEVRGFEDLDRAGQLIILRRTFNDVGGAAPRILAALDDGAPMYFSAVGQVHTSSWVKGRIALSGDAAFCNATFGGAGTSLALIGAYILAGELADTSDIGYALTRYQDQMKPFVGTAPRVREGVLRLANPRTRNGIRLLHAGAGLAASPLGRALSAYMGVGGIGGDAEQLPDYPHTRLPESNAPFGAPDAPIV
- a CDS encoding ATP-dependent DNA ligase, which codes for MELPVLPPVSPMLAKAVREIPPDASYEPKWDGFRSICFRDGDEVELGSRNERPLTRYFPELVAAVRAELPNRCVIDGEIVIATDRGLDFEALQQRIHPADSRVRMLAQKTPATFIVFDLLALDDEDFTSRPFSERRAALVEALAGSGPSIHVTPATTDLPTARRWFAEFEGAGLDGLIAKPLTVKYQPDKRVMFKIKPERTADCVVAGYRVHKSSDEAIGSLLLGLYSGDGTLASVGVIGAFPMAKRRELFTELQPLITTFDEHPWNWAAHMSGERTPRRNEGSRWNAGKDLSFVPLRPERVVEVRYDHMEGERFRHTAQFNRWRPDRDPRSCTYDQLEQPVTFSLGDIVPGLGGGSGV